TCCTCGAAGCCAACCCGCTGGCCGACTACCACGACGACTGGAACTGGGGTTTCATCACTACCGAGCGGATGACCAAGACACTGGTCCGGGCATTCGAGTAGAGAGGGGACACAATACGTAATGCCCGCAGGGCTGTAGCTCTGGCGGGCGTTCGGGCCGGAGCTCTCCCTCGTGGCCAGCGGTTCGATGTGGACGATGCCGTCGGAGCGGCGTCGTAGGTGGCGGTCGGCGGTTGCCGCGTTGCGTGACGTGGTGTGGTACACCCGGCACGACGAGCCTGGGCAATCTCGGCATCCTCTATGTAGGACGCCGCTCTATTACGTATTGTGTCCCCCAAAGGATCCTTGCGCGGCGGGCGTCTTATTCAGCAGGAGCGGTACGTGGGGCCGCTTCGAACGAATGAGCAAGAACCCGCATCGATCAAAAGGAGAGGAGAAAACCAAATGAGAAGTGCAAAGGTTCAAGTTTTTGCGGCCGCCCTGGTTGCCTTGGTCGCAGGAGCCGCGGCTCCGGAAGCATCGGCCAAGAAGCTGGCCGACCAGTTCATCAGAATCGAGATCAACAGTACCGACGGCGACGCCGGAATCCACATCTTTCTCGACGGCGTGGGCTGGGACTCGATGCAGCTCAAGGGCCCGGACGGCAGCGTGCTGTTCAACGTCCTGGCCGAAGGCAGCGTCGGCTTTCAGGGGATCACCGAGTTCTTCTTCGAGAGCGCCGAGCCCTCGTTCGACGAGCAGCCGCTCGAAGAGCTCTTGGAGCTCTTCCCCGAAGGGACCTACCGATTCAAGGGGACCACGACCGAGGGCAAGAAACTCAAGGGCAAGGCACGGCTGACACACGTTCTTCCGGACGGTCCGGCACTGGTTTTCCCGGTCGATGGTCAGGCCGTCGACCCTGACAACGCGGTCTTTGAATGGCAGGCCGTCGCTGACCCGCCGGGGGGCGAGATCGTTGGCTACGAGGTCATCGCCGGATGTGAAGGGGAGGACTTCGTGGACTACACAGCGGAAGTCGGTGCCGACGTCAACAGCGTCACCATTTCGCCGGAGATCCTCGACCAGGGAGGGACCGAATGCAAGTGGGAGGTGCTGGCGATCGAGGCGGGCGGCAACCAGACCATCTCGGAAAGCGAGTTCGAGATCGAGTAGGCGCGCGTCCGGGGACACAATACGTAAGGTCCGAGAAAGAACAGCGTGCGAAAGGACTCGAGACCATGATTCGAAAGTCACTTTGCGTCTTGACCGGGATTGCGTTCGTAGCGGGAGCCATGGGCTGTGCCATGCCCGACGAAGGAGCCGAGAAGGGAGTCACCGGTACCGGCAAAGAAGAACAAGCGATCGCCGCAACCAGAGTCTGGCTGGTCCCCTTACACTACGGCGGTGTCTGCTGGAGCGCGGGATCGATCTCGACGGTGAGTAGACCCGCGACGGTCGTGCCGTTTCGCAAGGTCACCTTGTTTCCGACTCGGAGCGTCAGGTCACCGCCCGCTCCCACGGTGAAGTTGGGGCCGAGTGTGATGTTGCGACAATGCTCGATGATCTCGGTTCCCATCACCGCGTCTTCGCTGAGGAGAAGATCGGGGCAGGGGACGAAGCCGACAGGCCCGTCGACGCGAAAGATCTCGCCGCCGAGGTCCACGATGTAGAGGTTGCCGAAGCCGTCTTCGCCGAACGAGACGATCTGGTTGATGCTTCCGACGTCGGGCACGAAGGCCGTCGTCCGGTCCGTTAAGTTCGCTCCCGTACCGGCATCGATGGACCAGATTCGCTCGTTCACGAAGTCGGCAAAGAAGTACTTGCCCTCGATCTCGGTTTCGGGGCCGCGGTAGACGTAGCCACCGGTTACCGAGTTGCCTTGGCTGGCACCGCTACCGTGGGCGTAGGCGTAGAGCGGGTCCACGTTCCCAGGCGGTGGCGGTCCGCCTGCGCAATCCGTGGCAGTCGGCGTCGGGAGCTCGCCTTCGCGCAGATCCCAGCCGTAGTTGTCGCCGCCGTTGTTCGAGGCCGGCTGGAAGTTGATCTCTTCCCGGGTGCTCTGGCCGACGTCGCCGATGTAGAAGTCACCGGTTGACCGGTCGAAGCTCGAACGGAACGGGTTGCGCAGGCCGTAGGACCAGATCTCGTCCGCGCCGGCCTGGCCGACGAAGGGGTTGCCGGGAGGTATGCCGTAGTTCCTGTCAGGGTCGGTCGGAAAGTCGTCTCGGTCGACATCGAGGCGCAGAACCGAGCTCAAGAGAGTGTTCGTGTTCTGGCCGTTGTTGTCTGGATCGCACTGGCCGCCCCCGTCGCCCTGAGGAACGTAGAGGAGCCCGTCCGGCCCGAACCCGAGCCAACCCCCGTTGTGGTTGCCCGCGGGCTGAGGGATCTCGATGATGGTCAGCCCGCTGGTCGAGTCCGCCAGGTCCGGATTCGTCGAGTCTCGCGTATAGCGTTCGACGACCGTCCGGGAAGGGCTGCTGGCGAAGTAGTAGACGTAGAAAAAGCCGTTGACGCTGTAGTTGGGGTGAAATGCCAGCCCCTGCAGTCCCTCGCCAGTGACGCCCGAGACGGTCAGGAACGGTGTGGCGTGGAAGGTTGCGGTCGTCAGCTCCATGATCCGGATGTTGCCGGTCAGGCGCTCGGTGACGAAGACCCGGTTGAAGTCGTCCGGAGGGGAGACGACATATGTCGGACTCGCGAGACCGTCCGCGATCCGCGTGGTGCCGACGGTCTGCGCCGCGCCGGCTGGGCTCCAAAGGATCGGAAGGATCAGGATGATCAGCACGCGGGCCAGGGTCGGCCCGAGTCGATAGACAGATTCCGAGCCGTGTCTTGAACGCTTCATCAGCACCAATATCCGAAAAACTTGCAGATACTACTCGAGGGATCAGAGTGCTAGGAATTTCTTTCCGAAGCGGCGGAGCCCGGAAAGGGCCAGCCGGGCACGCGGGTCGTTTCAGCGGACCCCTATCCAGCAGGGTGGCGGCCCCGGTTCGCGTCGTTGGTAGCCTCTGGGAGCAGGGAGGACTGAAGCCATGGCCAACTTCTTGACCGATAACGAAGATCTGCGCTGGTACCTGGAGAAGGGCATCGACTGGAATCCGATCGTCGAGGCCTGTGAGTTTGGCCTGGAGCTTCAGGATGGCTTTCGCAGTGTCGAGGAGGCGCGCGACTTCTATCTCGACATCGTGACGATGTTCGGCGAGTTCGTCGCTGAGGAGATCGCCCCGCATGTGGACGAGATCGAGCGCGAGGGTGTGCTGTTCGAAGACGGTGAGGCGAAGTTCCCGCCGCGGCTCGAGGGGATCTTCCAGCGGATGCGCGAGCTCGACGTGCACGGCATGTCTCTGCCGCGGGAGCTGGGCGGCGTCAACGCCCCGGTGCTGCTCTACAACATCCACAACGAGCTTCTGGGTCGAATCGATCAGGCGGTGATGACGCACTACTCGTTCCACGGCGGCATGGCGCTGGCGATGCTTGCGCTGTCGATCGAGGAGGGGACAACCGAGTTTGATCGCCAGAGCCTGAAGATAACGCGGACACGCTTTGCCGAAGGGATCGACGAGATCGTGCGCGGCGAGGCTTGGGGTTGCATGGATATCACGGAGCCCGACGCCGGCAGCGACATGGCGGCGCTACGAGCGATCGGAGAGCAGAACCAAGACGGCGACTGGATGTTGACGGGACAGAAAACCTTCATCACGTCCGGCCACGGCAAGTACCATTTCGTCATCGCCCGGACCGAGGAGGCCGAGGAAACCAACGACCCATTCGCCGGCCTCGGCGGACTGTCGATGTTCCTGGCCAAGACCTACGACGACGTCGACGGTCGGCGCATCAGGCACGCCAAGCTCGACCGGCTCGAGGAGAAGCTGGGGCACCACGCGTCGGTGACCGCCTCGCTCAGCTTCGAGAAGACGCCCGCCCAGCTGGTGGGTCGGCGCGGTGAAGGTTTCAAGCACATGCTGACCCTGATGAACGGGGCGCGGGTAAGCGTCGGTTTCGAGTCGATCGGGCTGTGCGAGGCCGCGTACAGGGCGGCGCGAGACTACGCGGCCGAGCGACGCTCGATGGGTAAGACCATCGATCGACACGAGATGATCGCCGACTACCTGGACGAGATGCGCACCGACATCCAGGGTTTGAGGGCGCTCGCCATGTACGCCGCCGTCCATAGTGAGCTTGAGGAGAAAGAGCGCCTGCGGCTGCGTTTCGTGCCACCGGCCGACGAGCTCGAGCAAAAGCGACTCGAGCGACGCGTCAAGGGGCACCAGCGCCGAGCGCGGCGAGCGACGCCGCTCTTGAAGTATCTGGCCGCCGAGCGCGCTGTCCAGATGGCCCGGATGTGCCTCCAGATGCACGGTGGCAACGGATACACGACGGACTATGCGGCCGAGAAGCTCTTGCGGGACTCCCTGGTGCTGCCAATCTATGAGGGCACAAGCCAGATCCAGGCTTTGATGGCGACGAGGGACACGCTCAACGGGATCGTCAAGAATCCTCAAGGATTCGTGCGCCGCCGAGCTCAGGCTCAGTGGCGGTCGGTCTCGGGTCGTGACTCCCTCGAGCGTCGGGTGGCCAGGGTGCAGACAATGTCCTTCAGCGCCCAGCAGCATCTGTTGACTCGGCTGGCGGGCAAGAAGTTCCGTTCTCTTCAGGGCGCTTCCCTGGGCTCCCGCACCAAGGCTCTTCTCAAAGACTGGGACCCGAAGCGCGACTTTGCGCGTGCCCAGCTGCACGCGGAGCGCCTGACGGCTCTCATGGCGGAAGCTGCGATCTGCCGGATTTTGTTGGACCAGGCGTCAAAGCACCCCGAGCGTCGGGAGGTTCTGGCTCGCTACCTCGAGCGCGCCGAGCCCCGATGCCGTTTCCTCGCCGACCAGATCGACTCGACCGGCGGCAGGTTGCTGGAGCAGCTGGCCGAGTCGGCGAAGGAGCGGACGGCGAGCTAGGCCCTGTCCGGCGGGTGCCAGATAGGTGCCAGTGCTTGGGCCGGTGCCGGGCATGGCTTCAGACACAGAGATGCTCGCGCAAGCCACCGGCCGTCGGGGGTGTACGATGACGGGTGAAGGAGCGCTCGTTCGGACTCTTTGGACGTAGGTAGATGATCCTCTCTATCGCTGGGGGAGCCCGCGAGCCTACCGCCGCGGGAGCGACGCCATCGCACTCTCCATCGGCGGCCCTTCTGACTGTTGCACTTCTGCTGATTCCCGCCCTCGCGCCTGCTGCCGAGTGGCCCCAATGGCGGGGTCCCCGAAGCGACGGCACCGCATCCGGACCCTTCTACACGGGAGAGATGCCCGATCGCCTCTCGCGGGTATGGGAGCGCGAGATCGGTGAGGGTTACTCCGGACCGGTCGTCTCCGGCGACCGCGTCTGGGTGGAGTCGCGCCAGGGCGACAAGGAGGTCGTTCGTTCCCTGCGCCTCGCCGACGGCAAGGTCCTGTGGGGGCAATCTTACGAGGCCGCGTTTCGCCAGGACGACTCCGCTCGAGCTCACGGTCTGGGCCCCTACTCGACTCCCGCTCTCGCCGACGGTCGGCTATTCACCTTCAGCGTCAACGCCGTACTCAGGGCCTGGGATGCCAACACCGGAGCGCTGCTGTGGAAGAAGGCCTCGTCCGACGAGTTCGATCCCAGTTTTCCCTTCTTTGGCGCCGCCGCCTCGCCCCTGGTGTGGAGGGATCTCTGCATCGTGCACCTGGGGGGACACGAGAGAGACGATATCGACGCCCCCAGCGTCGGTGCGATGGTGGCGCTCAACGTCTCGGATGGTCGGGAGATGTGGCGCTGGAGTGGCGACGGCCCGGCGCTGGCTGCCTCGCCGGTGATCCACCAGCTCGAGGGCGGGCCGCATCTCGTCTTCAAGACGAAGAAACTGATCGTCGGGCTCGATCCGCTCACCGGCAAGGAGCTCTGGCGCAGGCCGTTTCGCGTGCCCATGGACAACACCATCGTGAC
The bacterium genome window above contains:
- a CDS encoding PQQ-binding-like beta-propeller repeat protein, with the protein product MPDRLSRVWEREIGEGYSGPVVSGDRVWVESRQGDKEVVRSLRLADGKVLWGQSYEAAFRQDDSARAHGLGPYSTPALADGRLFTFSVNAVLRAWDANTGALLWKKASSDEFDPSFPFFGAAASPLVWRDLCIVHLGGHERDDIDAPSVGAMVALNVSDGREMWRWSGDGPALAASPVIHQLEGGPHLVFKTKKLIVGLDPLTGKELWRRPFRVPMDNTIVTPLLTGTMLLTSDYDTGILAWQIVPNGESWDVRPLWKHREVSLFMSSPVVAGDLVVGFSHFRRGQLFVLDPENGEVLWRGEPRSGEHATVIAWGSQVLVIQEDGMLLLAEVSRSGLVPIRKYGLGESVAWSHPAVVGDRLVFRDGSRLAVVRLK
- a CDS encoding PQQ-dependent sugar dehydrogenase; its protein translation is MKRSRHGSESVYRLGPTLARVLIILILPILWSPAGAAQTVGTTRIADGLASPTYVVSPPDDFNRVFVTERLTGNIRIMELTTATFHATPFLTVSGVTGEGLQGLAFHPNYSVNGFFYVYYFASSPSRTVVERYTRDSTNPDLADSTSGLTIIEIPQPAGNHNGGWLGFGPDGLLYVPQGDGGGQCDPDNNGQNTNTLLSSVLRLDVDRDDFPTDPDRNYGIPPGNPFVGQAGADEIWSYGLRNPFRSSFDRSTGDFYIGDVGQSTREEINFQPASNNGGDNYGWDLREGELPTPTATDCAGGPPPPGNVDPLYAYAHGSGASQGNSVTGGYVYRGPETEIEGKYFFADFVNERIWSIDAGTGANLTDRTTAFVPDVGSINQIVSFGEDGFGNLYIVDLGGEIFRVDGPVGFVPCPDLLLSEDAVMGTEIIEHCRNITLGPNFTVGAGGDLTLRVGNKVTLRNGTTVAGLLTVEIDPALQQTPP